The following proteins are co-located in the Solanum pennellii chromosome 1, SPENNV200 genome:
- the LOC107012505 gene encoding pectinesterase-like yields the protein MTKKVVIGGIASVLVVACVVAACVTLTKHDSDPSSNGVATSTKSVESMCQPTPYKQTCEKTLSAAKNVSDPKDYIKVAFEATVADIKNAIKNTEPVKKAASDPYTKDALLACEEVFDLAVEELRGSVARIENFDFSKMKDIVDDLKSWLSAVVAYEETCLDGFTKSEYSATRDEMMKLMSTTRELSSNALSMVNSFGEMITQNTGLTRKLLSNSDSFVEASNRKLLQISASKPNAVVSASGGGQYKTIQEALQAVPRSSPTPFVILIKAGTYKEHIEIEKNMLNVVFIGEGPTKTIITGDQAVIPNRISTWHTATLGVCGDGFVMKDMGIENTAGPTKEQAVALRINADRAVLYNCNIDGYQDTLYAHSGRQFYRDCTITGTIDFLFGDASAVFQNCKLIVRKPGPNQACMITAQGRMRKDSFGTFVIQNCDIKADPALTSANPPVKVYLGRPWKEFSKTIIMQSNIDGFVDPSGWSPWNTTDFGIHTCFYAEYQNRGPGAALDKRVSTWRGYQKDISGDVINSFTAGKFINTQQPWLPVFDIPYEAGMMKV from the coding sequence atgacaaagaaggtggtaaTTGGTGGAATAGCTTCTGTTCTTGTGGTGGCTTGTGTGGTGGCAGCCTGTGTCACCCTGACTAAACATGATTCTGACCCTTCATCAAATGGAGTTGCAACTTCAACAAAGTCAGTTGAATCTATGTGTCAACCCACACCATACAAACAAACTTGTGAAAAGACCCTCTCCGCAGCAAAGAATGTGTCCGATCCAAAGGACTACATCAAGGTTGCATTCGAAGCCACTGTGGCAGACATCAAGAATGCCATCAAGAACACTGAGCCAGTTAAGAAAGCTGCCAGTGATCCTTACACCAAAGACGCTCTCCTTGCTTGTGAAGAGGTGTTTGATCTAGCCGTTGAGGAACTAAGGGGCTCTGTCGCTAGGATTGAGAACTTTGATTTCTCTAAGATGAAGGATATAGTGGATGACCTCAAGTCATGGCTTAGCGCTGTCGTTGCTTATGAAGAGacttgtttagatggtttcaCCAAATCAGAATACAGTGCAACCCGTGACGAAATGATGAAGCTAATGAGCACCACCCGGGAGCTAAGTAGCAATGCTCTTTCCATGGTCAACAGCTTCGGTGAAATGATCACACAAAACACAGGCCTTACCCGCAAATTGTTATCAAACAGTGACTCATTTGTCGAAGCCAGTAACCGTAAGCTCCTTCAAATTTCTGCCTCCAAGCCTAATGCTGTGGTTTCTGCCAGTGGAGGCGGACAATACAAGACCATTCAGGAAGCACTTCAAGCTGTCCCCAGGAGCAGTCCAACTCCTTTCGTTATCCTGATCAAGGCGGGTACATACAAGGAACACATTGAAATCGAAAAGAACATGCTAAATGTTGTGTTTATTGGTGAAGGCCCAACCAAGACCATAATCACCGGTGACCAGGCAGTAATTCCTAACCGTATATCAACATGGCATACAGCCACCCTTGGTGTTTGTGGTGATGGTTTCGTTATGAAGGACATGGGTATTGAAAACACAGCAGGACCCACAAAAGAACAAGCCGTTGCATTGAGAATTAATGCCGATAGGGCTGTTCTCTACAACTGCAATATCGATGGTTACCAAGACACGTTATACGCTCACTCAGGAAGACAATTTTATCGTGATTGTACCATTACAGGCACCATTGATTTCTTGTTTGGTGATGCAAGTGCTGTTTTCCAAAACTGCAAATTGATTGTGAGGAAACCAGGTCCTAATCAAGCTTGCATGATCACTGCTCAAGGAAGGATGAGAAAAGATTCCTTTGGTACATTCGTTATCCAGAATTGTGACATCAAGGCTGATCCAGCACTCACTAGCGCCAATCCACCAGTCAAAGTCTATCTTGGACGTCCATGGAAGGAGTTTTCCAAGACCATCATAATGCAATCAAACATCGATGGATTCGTCGATCCATCAGGATGGTCACCATGGAACACAACTGATTTTGGAATACACACATGTTTTTATGCAGAGTATCAGAACAGAGGACCAGGTGCTGCACTTGACAAAAGAGTCTCCACATGGAGAGGTTACCAAAAGGATATTTCAGGAGACGTTATTAACAGCTTCACTGCCGGTAAATTCATTAATACACAACAGCCATGGTTACCAGTGTTTGATATTCCCTATGAAGCTGGCATGATGAAGGTGTAA